One Brassica napus cultivar Da-Ae chromosome C4, Da-Ae, whole genome shotgun sequence genomic region harbors:
- the LOC106396862 gene encoding xylan glycosyltransferase MUCI21 — MVQYHRLIIHHGRKEERFRVSVEEVGSLKKAKQKFLSFLFLTILSCCFIMSPYLFGFSTLSLLDSFSRENEALSSYEPVLAPVCLEVSNGTICCDRTGLRSDICVMKGDIRTDSASSSLFLFTSTNNTTNPQKIKPYTRKWETSVMDTVQELNLITKHSNKSSDRVCDVYHDVPAVFFSTGGYTGNVYHEFNDGIIPLFITSQHYNKKVVFVIVEYHDWWEMKYGDIVSQLSDYPLVDFSGDSRTHCFKEATVGLRIHDELTVNSTLMSHGNKTIVDFRNVLDRAYTHRIQSLVQEETKTTLDVKKPKLVILSRNGSRAILNEDLLVKLAEETGFSVEVLRPNKRTEMAKIYRSMNTSDVMIGVHGAAMTHFLFLKPKSVFIQIVPLGTDWAAETYYGEPAKKLGLKYIGYKIMPQESSLYGEYGKDDPVIRDPDSLNDKGWEYTKKIYLQGQNVKLDLRRFRETLARSYGFSIRRRVREEVPRLFVS, encoded by the exons ATGGTGCAGTATCATAGATTAATCATCCACCAtggaagaaaagaagagaggtTTAGAGTTTCTGTAGAGGAAGTTGGTAGCTTGAAGAAAGCTAAACAAAAGTTcctctcttttctcttccttACTATCCTCTCTTGCTGTTTCATCATGTCTCCTTATCTCTTTGGCTTCTCAACTCTCTCTCTATTAG ATTCTTTTAGCAGAGAAAACGAAGCTCTTAGTTCTTATGAGCCAGTCCTTGCCCCTGTCTGCTTAGAAGTCTCCAATG GAACCATATGTTGTGACAGAACCGGTTTGAGATCAGACATCTGTGTAATGAAAGGCGATATTCGGACGGACTCTGCTTCTTCATCACTCTTCCTCTTCACCTCCACCAATAACACCACAAACCCTCAAAAGATCAAACCCTACACCAGAAAATGGGAGACTAGCGTGATGGACACGGTACAAGAACTCAACCTCATCACCAAACATTCAAACAAATCATCAGACCGTGTCTGCGATGTCTACCACGATGTCCCCGCAGTGTTCTTCTCCACGGGTGGATACACAGGAAACGTGTATCACGAGTTCAACGACGGCATCATCCCTTTGTTTATTACTTCGCAACATtacaacaagaaggttgtgTTTGTGATCGTCGAGTATCATGACTGGTGGGAGATGAAGTACGGAGACATCGTCTCGCAGCTCTCTGATTATCCATTGGTTGACTTTAGTGGAGATTCAAGAACGCATTGTTTCAAGGAAGCAACGGTTGGGTTACGTATACACGACGAGTTAACAGTGAACTCTACGCTGATGAGTCATGGTAACAAAACCATTGTTGACTTCAGAAACGTTTTGGACCGTGCTTACACGCATCGTATCCAAAGCCTGGTTCaagaggaaacaaaaacaacgcTTGACGTCAAGAAGCCGAAGCTGGTGATATTGTCGAGAAACGGTTCAAGAGCGATACTAAACGAGGACCTTCTTGTCAAGCTAGCGGAAGAGACAGGGTTCAGTGTCGAGGTTCTAAGACCTAACAAAAGAACAGAGATGGCTAAGATCTATCGTTCGATGAACACAAGCGATGTAATGATCGGTGTGCATGGAGCTGCGATGACTCACTTCCTTTTCTTGAAACCTAAAAGTGTTTTTATTCAGATAGTTCCTTTAGGGACTGATTGGGCGGCTGAGACATACTATGGAGAGCCAGCAAAGAAGCTAGGGTTGAAGTACATTGGTTACAAGATTATGCCGCAAGAAAGCTCTTTATACGGTGAGTATGGCAAAGATGATCCTGTCATCAGAGATCCGGATAGTCTCAATGATAAAGGATGGGAATATACTAAGAAAATCTATCTACAAGGACAGAACGTGAAGCTTGACTTGAGAAGATTTAGAGAAACGTTAGCTCGTTCTTATGGTTTCTCTATTAGAAGGAGAGTTAGAGAGGAAGTTCCTCGTTTGTTTGTTTCATAG
- the LOC125585422 gene encoding protein MIZU-KUSSEI 1-like: protein MLQHQELALLRSFSCNTRKISPETSPARRLHARSRSSSSSSSLIPPIPEHELFLVPFHSVTSSSRAIINLVNLPPSPSSSGVSNQLITGKSSSLGRRVTGTLYGHRRGHVTFSVQDGPRAEPVFLLDLAMSTETLGKEMSSGLVRIALECERRHRSGMTKLFHEPKWTMYCNGRKYGSAVSRFGACTEMDLRVLNTVSSVTVGAGVIPTANDVSGGGTELGELLYMRGTFERVVGGRDSEAFYMMNPDENDGPELSIFLLRL from the coding sequence ATGTTGCAGCACCAAGAACTCGCTCTTCTAAGAAGCTTCAGCTGCAACACAAGAAAGATCAGCCCAGAGACCTCTCCGGCGCGTAGGTTACACGCCCGTTCTcgttcttcctcctcctcctcctccttgaTCCCACCCATCCCTGAGCATGAACTCTTCCTCGTACCTTTCCACAGCGTCACCTCCTCCTCACGTGCCATCATCAACCTCGTTAACCTACCGCCATCTCCTTCCTCCTCCGGTGTTTCTAACCAGCTGATCACCGGAAAATCCTCTTCCCTCGGGAGAAGGGTCACCGGGACTTTGTACGGACACAGAAGAGGCCACGTCACGTTTTCAGTCCAGGACGGTCCGAGAGCCGAACCCGTGTTTCTCTTAGACCTAGCCATGTCAACGGAAACTCTAGGCAAAGAGATGTCGTCAGGGCTCGTCAGGATCGCGTTGGAGTGCGAGAGGCGTCACCGTTCGGGGATGACTAAGCTTTTCCACGAGCCCAAGTGGACCATGTATTGCAACGGCAGGAAGTACGGTTCCGCGGTGTCGCGTTTCGGAGCGTGCACCGAGATGGATTTGCGCGTGCTGAATACCGTGTCGAGTGTAACGGTTGGAGCCGGAGTTATTCCGACGGCGAATGACGTGTCCGGTGGTGGAACGGAGCTTGGGGAGTTGTTGTATATGAGAGGTACATTTGAACGGGTCGTGGGGGGTCGTGACTCGGAGGCGTTTTACATGATGAACCCTGACGAAAACGATGGTCCCGAGCTCagtatttttcttcttcgattatga
- the LOC106395013 gene encoding protein MIZU-KUSSEI 1-like — MCINTQQNGHTSSNTHNHFGRPLSSFLLPQIYKHFFSLLSSTSKHIIKRMLQYQELALQRSFSCNTRKINPETSPARSFHSRSPSSSSLIPTIPEHDLFLVPCHRCSTSSSSTTSSSSKIVVKVNLKLSSFLRSLINLVNLPVCNFISLPSPPSSSNQLISLVTGRSSSSLGRRVTGTLYGHRRGHVTFSVQYGPRTDPVLLLDLAMSTASLVKEMSSGLVRIALECEKRHRSGTKLFHEPKWTMYCNGRKCGAAVSRGGACNDSDWRVLNTVSSVTVGAGVIPTVKSIDDVAGGGTELGELLYMRGRFERVVGSRDSEAFYMMNPDKNGGPELSIFLLRI, encoded by the coding sequence ATGTGTATAAATACACAACAAAACGGCCACACCTCTTCGAACACTCATAATCACTTTGGTCGGCCGCTTTCTTCCTTTCTCCTTCCtcaaatatataaacatttctTTTCTCTCCTAAGTTCAACATCGAAACATATCATAAAAAGAATGTTGCAGTACCAAGAACTCGCTCTTCAAAGAAGCTTCAGCTGCAACACAAGAAAGATCAATCCAGAGACCTCTCCGGCGCGTAGCTTCCACTCCCGTtctccttcctcctcctccttgaTCCCAACCATCCCTGAGCATGACCTCTTCCTCGTACCTTGTCATAGATGCTCCACCTCCTCATCCTCCacgacttcttcttcctctaaaaTTGTCGTGAAAGTCAACTTGAAGCTTTCTTCCTTCTTACGTTCTCTCATCAACCTCGTTAACCTACCCGTTTGCAACTTCAtctctcttccttctccgcCGTCTTCTTCTAACCAACTCATCTCACTCGTCACCGGTAGATCATCCTCTTCCCTCGGGAGAAGGGTCACCGGGACGTTGTACGGACACAGAAGAGGCCACGTCACGTTTTCAGTCCAGTACGGTCCGAGAACCGACCCGGTGTTGCTCTTAGACCTAGCCATGTCAACCGCATCTCTAGTCAAGGAGATGTCGTCGGGGCTCGTAAGGATCGCGCTGGAGTGCGAGAAACGTCACCGTTCGGGGACTAAGCTATTCCACGAACCCAAGTGGACTATGTATTGCAACGGGAGGAAGTGCGGTGCCGCGGTGTCGCGTGGCGGAGCGTGTAATGACTCGGACTGGCGCGTGTTGAACACGGTGTCGAGTGTCACGGTTGGAGCGGGAGTTATACCAACGGTGAAGAGTATTGATGACGTGGCCGGTGGTGGAACGGAGCTTGGGGAGCTGTTGTATATGAGAGGTAGGTTTGAACGAGTCGTGGGGAGCCGTGACTCGGAGGCGTTTTACATGATGAACCCTGACAAAAACGGAGGTCCTGAACTCAGTATTTTTCTTCTTAGAATAtga
- the LOC125585421 gene encoding transcription initiation factor IIB-1-like, whose translation MSDAYCTDCKKETELVVDHSAGDTLCSECGLVLESHSIDETSEWRTFANESSNADPNRVGGPTNPLLADSALTTVIAKTNGSSGDFLSNSLGRWQNRNGNPERGLMQAFKTIATMSDRLGLVGTIKDRANEIFKRLEDQKSTRGRNQDALLAACLYISCRQEDKPRTIKEICSVANGATKKEMGRAKDFIVKTLGLETGHSVEMGAIHAGDFMKRFCSNLGMSHQAVRAAEEAVKKSEEFDIRRSPISIAAVVIYIITQLSDDKKPLKDIAIATGVAEGTIRNSYKDLYPHLQKIAPSWYAKEEDLKNLSSP comes from the exons ATGTCTGACGCATATTGTACGGATTGCAAGAAGGAGACGGAGCTGGTGGTGGACCACTCCGCCGGGGACACCCTCTGCTCCGAGTGCGGGCTGGTTCTGGAGTCGCACTCCATCGACGAGACTTCCGAGTGGCGAACCTTCGCGAACGAGTCCTCCAACGCCGATCCGAACCGTGTCGGCGGGCCGACGAACCCTCTCCTCGCCGATAGCGCGCTCACCACCGTCATCGCGAAGACGAACGGCTCCTCGGGGGATTTCTTGTCGAATTCTCTGGGGAGGTGGCAGAATCGTAACGGGAATCCTGAGCGTGGGTTGATGCAGGCGTTTAAAACGATTGCTACCATGTCTGACAG GTTGGGGCTTGTTGGAACTATCAAG GATCGGGCTAATGAGATATTCAAGAGGCTGGAGGATCAGAAGTCAACCAGGGGAAGAAACCAGGATGCGCTTTTGGCAGCTTGCTTGTACATTTCGTGTAGACAAGAGGACAAGCCGCGAACTATTAAGG AAATCTGCTCTGTTGCTAATGGAGCGACAAAGAAGGAAATGGGAAGAGCAAAAGACTTCATAGTTAAGACATTGGGGCTGGAGACCGGCCACTCTGTTGAAATGGGCGCTATTCACGCTGGTGATTTCATG AAAAGGTTCTGCTCTAACCTTGGAATGTCTCATCAAGCGGTTAGAGCTGCTGAGGAAGCTGTGAAGAAATCTGAGGAATTTGATATAAG GAGGAGTCCTATATCAATAGCAGCAGTAGTTATCTACATCATAACCCAGCTTTCTGATGATAAGAAGCCTCTCAAAG ATATAGCGATAGCGACAGGAGTAGCAGAAGGGACCATAAGAAACTCATACAAGGACTTGTATCCTCATCTTCAAAAGATAGCACCAAGTTGGTATGCAAAGGAAGAGGATCTTAAGAACCTCTCAAGTCcttga